Proteins from a genomic interval of Neoarius graeffei isolate fNeoGra1 chromosome 24, fNeoGra1.pri, whole genome shotgun sequence:
- the LOC132872886 gene encoding piggyBac transposable element-derived protein 2-like, with amino-acid sequence MDIISKSHSDWSSLVVLFPKMNGSVWFRVDNKKVNTVSKFDMYLMSHIGIHLLLINTSTAYILTTLKSIFTQQHTSYCANSKVRLPNCNLNDEKTLKKKGRGTFDVRVEKNHNICAVTWYNTRQVTLVSSFTGPEPVEKVKRWDKTAKTFVEVQRPNIVATYNKNMGGVDLLDSLAAKYKFPLKSHRWYIYIFWHTIILAVINAWLLYKRDCKAWAIPKKEILIRRRFQAQLASSLILTGTSVPVPKRGRPSSSPMSSPAARPSKRRNAHPPSDVCKDMTGHFPHQS; translated from the exons ATGGATATAATCAGTAAGtcgcacagcgactggagcagcctggtggtcttgttcCCCAAGATGAATGGGTCAGTCTGGTTCCGTGTGGACAAtaaaaaagtcaacacggtgtctaaatttgatatgTATCTGATGTCTCACATTG GAATACATTTGTTGCTGATCAACACATCTACTGCTTACATTCTCACCACCCTGAAGAGCATTTTTACTCAGCAACACACAT CTTACTGTGCTAACAGTAAAGTACGGCTTCCAAACTGCAACCTCAATGATGAGAAAACCTTGAAGAAAAAGGGAAGAGGGACATTTGATGTCAGAGTGGAGAAGAACCACAACATTTGTGCTGTGACATGGTACAACACCCGTCAGGTGACACTTGTGTCATCCTTTACTGGCCCAGAACCAGTGGAAAAGGTTAAACGTTGGGACAAAACTGCCAAAACATTTGTGGAAGTTCAGAGGCCTAACATCGTGGCGACCTACAACAAAAACATGGGGGGAGTGGATTTGCTGGACTCACTTGCGGCCAAGTACAAGTTTCCTCTCAAGTCCCATCGTTGGTACATCTACATCTTCTGGCACACAATTATTCTAGCTGTGATCAACGCTTGGCTCCTGTACAAACGGGACTGCAAGGCCTGGGCTATTCCAAAGAAAGAGATCCTGATCAGGAGACGGTTTCAGGCCCAGTTGGCATCCTCCCTTATCCTGACTGGCACATCTGTCCCAGTGCCAAAGCGAGGGCGGCCATCCTCAAGCCCTATGAGTTCTCCAGCTGCTAGGCCCTCTAAGAGGAGAAATGCACACCCACCAAGTGATGTCTGCAAAGACATGACTGGGCATTTCCCCCATCAAAGCTGA
- the LOC132872576 gene encoding uncharacterized protein LOC132872576: protein MELIIKELKGKTQVVNVLPSTTIGELKQHIANLFEATASCLRLSASSGQILDHIQKMVSDYGLSSGSTLILPFTKTPVPFQVFVKNEKGQTKTYDVTDDETVDQLMAKIHWKEGVPEDQQRLVYSNQQLERGMKLKDYNIVSGSTIHMTLRLHGG, encoded by the coding sequence ATGGAGCTCATCATCAAAGAACTAAAAGGAAAAACGCAGGTTGTGAATGTGTTGCCAAGTACCACCATTGGTGAACTCAAGCAACACATTGCCAATCTCTTTGAGGCAACAGCCTCATGCCTGAGGCTTTCAGCCAGCAGCGGTCAGATCCTGGACCACATTCAGAAGATGGTGAGCGATTATGGTCTGAGTTCAGGATCCACTCTGATCCTACCGTTCACCAAGACCCCCGTGCCGTTTCAGGTGTTCGTGAAGAATGAGAAAGGACAGACAAAAACATACGACGTCACTGATGATGAGACcgtcgatcagttgatggcaaagATCCACTGGAAAGAAGGAGTACCAGAGGACCAACAGCGGCTTGTCTACAGTAACCAACAGCTCGAGCGTGGCATGAAGCTGAAGGATTACAACATTGTCTCTGGAAGCACCATTCACATGACCCTCCGTCTGCATGGAGGCTGA